CAGATCGCGCCGGCGCGCATCGCTGCCGTCGGCTACTGCATGGGTGGCCGCTGCGCGTACCTTGCCAACGCCGACCTTCCGCTCGCGGCCGCGGTCTCGTATTACGGCGGCGGCATTGCACCCGATCTGCTCGACCGCGCGACCAACCAGCACGGGCCGCTGCTCATGTTCTGGGGCGGCCTCGACAAACACATTTTGCCGGAGCAGTATCGCGCGGTCGCCGACGCGCTGAGCGCAGCCGGCGCCGACCACGAGCAAGTCGTTTTCGCGAAAGCCGATCACGGCTTCAACTGCGACGAACGCCCTGCATACAACGAGAGCGCCTCTCGTCAGGCGCTCGCGCTGGTTCTCGAGTTTTTCCGCGTGCGCGGCGTCCTCTAAGAGCCGCCGACCCTGCGAAGCCGTTCGTTCGCGTTGTTCATGATGTAGATCTTGTCGGCGTGGCGCATGCCGAACGCCTTCTGATCGTAGATGACGGCGACGTAGCGCCCCGGGCGCAGGTACGTCATCTGGTACGTCGTCTTTCCGTCATCGGAGAAGAGCTGGTAAAAGTGCGGAACGAGCTCGAAGCTGAGAATTTGCCCGTTGTGCGGATTGCGAACCTTGACGTTGGTCGTCGAAACGTGCACGACCTCGCCGTAGAACACGTTCGCCGCGAGGGCGGCCTGCGGCACGAAGAGCAGCGCCGCTGCGGCCAGCGCGATTGCCAACGTGTGAAGTTTGATGCGTCTCATAGATCCCATTCTACCCCAAAAAGGCAGGCGTCCACACGCTCGGGAAGAGGCTGCTGTGGAGGCTACGCTCTTCGCCGACGGCGGCGCACGTGGTAATCCCGGCCCCGCAGCAAGCGGGGCCGTGCTCGTTGGGCCGCAAGGCGAGATCCTCGATGAGGTAGGGCACTACCTCGGCCGCGCGACGAACAACGTCGCCGAGTGGACGGCGCTCTGCATCGGCCTCGAAGCCGCGGTGCACCGCGGCATTCGGACGCTTGCCGTGCGCCTCGATTCCGAGCTCGTGGTCAAGCAGTTGCTCGGCGAGTATCGCGTGAAGCACGCCGATCTGAAACCGCTGCACCGGCGTGCGCTCGCGCTTTTGAAGAACTTCGAGCACGTCGACGTCGCGCACGTTCCGCGCGCGAAGAACAAGCTCGCGGATCGGCTCGTCAATCAAGTGCTCGACGCAAAGGCGCGCGCGGACGAAGAAGCGAGCATGATGTGAGCCGGCGCTTACCGATCGGCCTCGCCATCGTGATCTTCGCCATCGTTGCGATCGGCCTGACGTTG
The nucleotide sequence above comes from Candidatus Dormiibacterota bacterium. Encoded proteins:
- a CDS encoding dienelactone hydrolase family protein — its product is MERIRLKVTDGSTMEAVVERPAGKVGAGLLVLQEAFGVNGHIRNVARHYADLGFTAIAPELFHRTAPAGFEAAYTDFDSVREHMGGLTPRGLAADMRAAYEWLAGDAQIAPARIAAVGYCMGGRCAYLANADLPLAAAVSYYGGGIAPDLLDRATNQHGPLLMFWGGLDKHILPEQYRAVADALSAAGADHEQVVFAKADHGFNCDERPAYNESASRQALALVLEFFRVRGVL
- a CDS encoding ribonuclease HI family protein, translated to MEATLFADGGARGNPGPAASGAVLVGPQGEILDEVGHYLGRATNNVAEWTALCIGLEAAVHRGIRTLAVRLDSELVVKQLLGEYRVKHADLKPLHRRALALLKNFEHVDVAHVPRAKNKLADRLVNQVLDAKARADEEASMM